Part of the Nostoc sp. ATCC 53789 genome, AACTAGCTGAACAAGTTGTAGGTGCTGGTGAAGAATGGTTGACAGAACTGGATACAGACCAACTCCGCAACTTACTAATACTTGATCGCAGTGCAGTAATTGACGATGATGCAGAATAAGTTCGTAGTAAGGACTTTAGTCCTTAATTTGAGCGCTTTAGCGCTCACTACAAACCTCGCAAAATTAATGGGACAGACCACTAGATTAAATATGCGATATTGAAAAATATCACACCTTCTTCTTTACTCTGTGCCATCATGTCGAATCACTTTGCCCACGGTTATGCGTTGTTAATTGGGGTTGGCACAACAGCCGAATCCCGATATTCATTGCCTGTCACAGTTAAAGATGTGCAAGCCCTGAAAACAGTGCTAACCGATCCAAACTTGTGTGCCTATGTGGATGATTCCGAACATATTCGCTTATTGCAGAATGAACAGACAACGCGCAGCGCAATTTTGGATGGATTAACGTGGTTAAAGGAAAAGGTTGCTGATAAAGATGCAACAATTGTAGTTTTTTACTCTGGTCATGGGTGCTTTGATTTATCAAGTCAATCTTATTATTTGCTGCAACATGACTTCAATTCCACAGATATTGCTAACACCGCCCTATCTGCCCAAGAATTTACTCAAGCTTTGCGGCAGATTCAAGCAAAGCGGTTGTGGGTGGTAATTGATAGTTGTCATGCAGAGGGTATGGCTACTTCTAAAGGCGAACTACCTGCTGATTTTATCGCTACGGCATTGCCCAAGGGCGTAGTCGATGCCTTGAAGCAGGGCGAAGGACGGGCGGTGTTTACGTCCTCCAGAGGCAATCAGGTTTCTTGGATACGTCCTGATCAAACCATGAGTCTCTATACTTATCATCTAATTGAGGCATTGCGGGGAGCAGCTAATCAACCAGGGGATTCCAAAGTTATGCTCTCAAATCTGATTAATCATTTGGGTAAAACTGTTCCAGAGAGCGCCAGAACCCAACATCAGGCAGAACAGACTCCGTTTTTTGATACGGCGATGGAAGATTTTCCTATTGCTATGCTGCGGGGAGGAAAGGGACTACCAAGCTCAACCACAGTTCCAGATTTGCAAATTATGACTGATCAACAAGTGGTAACACCTGCATTAGCAAGAGCAAAACGAGCCTTAGCAATTTTAGAAGAACAAGCTGCTTCCTTTGGCATTCGTATTCCAGTGGATTTGCAGATTGAATTAGAAGAGAAACGTCGCCAGGTAACTGAATTAGAGTCCCGGCATCAAAGAACAGGATTGGATTAAGCAAATATATCCAACGATGATTTTTCTCATTCCGAGTTCTGAACACGAACTTCCGAGTTCTGAACACGAACCGTCGAGTTCTGAACACGAACCGTCCAGTTCTGAACACGAACCGTCCAGTTCTGAACACCAACTTCCGAGTTCCGAACACCAACTGCCGAGTTCCGAACACCAACTGCCGAGTTCCGAACACCAACTGCCGAGTTCTGAACACAAACCGCCGAGTTCCGAACACCAACCGCCGAGTTTTGGGAGATAC contains:
- a CDS encoding caspase family protein, whose amino-acid sequence is MKNITPSSLLCAIMSNHFAHGYALLIGVGTTAESRYSLPVTVKDVQALKTVLTDPNLCAYVDDSEHIRLLQNEQTTRSAILDGLTWLKEKVADKDATIVVFYSGHGCFDLSSQSYYLLQHDFNSTDIANTALSAQEFTQALRQIQAKRLWVVIDSCHAEGMATSKGELPADFIATALPKGVVDALKQGEGRAVFTSSRGNQVSWIRPDQTMSLYTYHLIEALRGAANQPGDSKVMLSNLINHLGKTVPESARTQHQAEQTPFFDTAMEDFPIAMLRGGKGLPSSTTVPDLQIMTDQQVVTPALARAKRALAILEEQAASFGIRIPVDLQIELEEKRRQVTELESRHQRTGLD